In Capillimicrobium parvum, a genomic segment contains:
- a CDS encoding sugar ABC transporter ATP-binding protein — translation MGTAIRRSSSTATRSSGASADPMNGRPDDMTSSVVAGGISCPPATPALSVREVTKVFGVMKALDRASVDVYPGEIVGLLGSNGSGKSTLIKILAGFHQADGGEVRVDGEPIVLAAGLEARDHGLRFVHQDLGLISSLTVLENLLIGSISTDRSLTIAWRSERRRARGLFEQYRLQVDPDALVEELPPIKRAMLAIVRAVADFPSAAVDDQGAPGDRVTRGHGVLVLDEPTVFLSGPERALLFDLVRRLSADGVGVLFVSHDLEEIRELCDRVVVLRDGQVCGNACLEDVDDEAIVRLIVGREVAQFAKEPRNGSGVARGLSVEVRGLSGPGVVDIDLTIGEGEILGVTGLSGSGFEAVPYLLYGALPADAGHLVIDGVEHDLSAFSPDAAIDAGMVLVPADRPADAVVADLTLADNISLPVLSKFVSGGRLRNRDMKQACLELLRRFRVKPADPQALMGALSGGNQQRAVLAKWLHLDPRMMLLDEPTQGVDVGARQDILRMLRAAADSGVAIVCASSDHDQLAVLCDRVIVFRNGRPRRELVGDDLTKHHISEAGLRA, via the coding sequence ATGGGTACGGCGATCCGCAGGAGTTCATCGACGGCTACAAGAAGCTCTGGGGCGTCGGCTGATCCGATGAACGGACGGCCTGACGACATGACCTCGTCAGTGGTCGCCGGGGGCATCTCCTGTCCCCCGGCGACCCCCGCGCTATCCGTGCGGGAGGTGACCAAGGTCTTCGGCGTCATGAAGGCGCTCGACCGAGCAAGCGTCGACGTCTACCCGGGTGAGATCGTCGGGCTGCTCGGCTCCAACGGCTCGGGCAAGTCGACGCTCATCAAGATCCTCGCCGGCTTCCATCAGGCCGATGGCGGGGAGGTCCGGGTCGACGGCGAGCCCATCGTCCTCGCGGCGGGGCTGGAGGCCCGCGACCATGGACTGCGGTTCGTCCACCAGGACCTCGGGCTGATCTCGTCGCTGACCGTCCTCGAGAACCTGCTGATCGGCAGCATCTCGACGGATCGCAGCCTGACGATCGCCTGGCGCAGCGAGCGGCGCCGCGCGCGCGGGTTGTTTGAGCAGTACCGCCTCCAGGTCGACCCCGATGCGCTGGTGGAGGAGCTACCACCGATCAAGCGCGCGATGCTCGCGATCGTGCGGGCCGTCGCGGACTTCCCGTCCGCGGCCGTCGACGATCAGGGCGCGCCGGGCGACCGCGTTACCAGGGGCCACGGCGTACTGGTCCTCGACGAGCCGACCGTGTTCCTCTCGGGCCCCGAGCGAGCGCTGCTCTTCGACCTGGTGCGCCGGCTCTCCGCCGACGGGGTCGGCGTGCTGTTCGTCTCGCATGATCTCGAGGAGATTCGCGAGCTCTGTGACCGCGTGGTGGTACTGCGCGACGGCCAGGTGTGCGGTAACGCGTGCCTCGAGGACGTCGACGACGAGGCGATCGTCCGCCTGATCGTCGGTCGGGAGGTAGCCCAGTTCGCCAAGGAGCCGCGCAACGGCTCCGGCGTGGCGCGGGGGCTGTCCGTCGAGGTCAGGGGTCTGTCGGGGCCTGGCGTCGTCGACATCGACCTCACGATCGGCGAAGGTGAGATCCTCGGCGTCACCGGGCTGTCGGGGTCCGGCTTCGAGGCGGTGCCGTATCTGCTGTACGGGGCGCTGCCGGCCGACGCGGGCCACCTGGTCATCGATGGCGTCGAGCATGACCTGTCGGCGTTCTCACCGGACGCGGCCATCGACGCCGGCATGGTCCTGGTGCCAGCGGACCGTCCCGCTGATGCGGTCGTCGCCGACCTCACGCTGGCGGACAACATCAGCCTTCCGGTCCTGTCGAAGTTCGTCTCCGGTGGGCGTCTGCGCAATCGCGACATGAAGCAGGCGTGTCTGGAGCTGCTTCGACGCTTCCGGGTCAAGCCGGCCGACCCGCAGGCGCTGATGGGCGCGCTCAGCGGGGGCAACCAACAGCGGGCCGTCCTGGCGAAGTGGCTGCACCTCGACCCGCGCATGATGCTCCTCGATGAGCCCACCCAGGGTGTCGACGTGGGGGCGCGGCAGGACATCCTGCGGATGCTTCGTGCGGCGGCAGACAGCGGCGTGGCGATCGTCTGCGCCAGCTCAGATCACGACCAGCTTGCGGTGCTCTGCGACCGGGTCATCGTGTTCCGCAACGGGCGACCGCGGCGCGAGCTGGTCGGCGACGACCTCACCAAGCACCACATCAGCGAGGCCGGCCTGCGGGCTTGA
- a CDS encoding LLM class flavin-dependent oxidoreductase — MPPLHPPHTSVTRDLSRDLELVEWMDDLGFDEAWFGEHHTSGYEIITAPDLMIMAAAARTRHMRLGTGVVSLAYHHPLVVANRIAQLDHLTRGRVLFGVGPGSLPSDAKMLGIPYTENRRRMEESMDVIMHLFTSDEPLTVETDWFKLHEGLLNFEPYQRPHPPVFVASVASPNAPRIAGKWGLPLLSLTGNNVQNFAIIREQFAILRQRAEEFGAPIAPRSEWRLTGPMHIAETREQAEREVAFGLEDWIKYFFRVPVDFFKLKDELGNEIEDATDIEVIRGTGFGVIGTPDDAIAHLERLQRETGGFGAYLLLAHSWANREATLKSHELIAHYVIPHFQGALKRRQSRWADMQATLGETFDQMRAGMDEAVERHNREYGGGAGLAEGRIAAVPDPI, encoded by the coding sequence ATGCCGCCGCTACACCCTCCGCACACGAGCGTGACGCGAGATCTGTCTCGTGACCTCGAGCTCGTCGAGTGGATGGACGACCTCGGGTTCGACGAGGCGTGGTTCGGCGAGCATCACACTTCCGGGTACGAGATCATCACCGCGCCTGATCTGATGATCATGGCGGCCGCGGCGCGGACCCGGCACATGCGACTGGGCACCGGAGTCGTGTCACTTGCGTACCACCATCCGCTCGTCGTGGCCAACCGGATCGCCCAGCTCGATCACCTCACTCGGGGTCGCGTGCTGTTCGGCGTCGGTCCCGGATCACTGCCGTCCGACGCGAAGATGCTCGGCATCCCGTATACGGAGAACCGGCGCCGGATGGAGGAGAGCATGGACGTGATCATGCATCTCTTCACCTCCGACGAGCCACTGACAGTGGAGACAGACTGGTTCAAGCTTCACGAGGGACTGCTGAACTTCGAGCCCTACCAGCGCCCTCACCCGCCGGTGTTCGTCGCGTCGGTGGCCTCTCCCAACGCTCCGCGCATCGCCGGCAAATGGGGGCTGCCGCTCCTGTCTCTCACCGGAAACAACGTCCAGAACTTCGCGATCATCCGTGAGCAGTTCGCGATCCTCCGTCAACGCGCGGAGGAGTTCGGGGCTCCCATCGCGCCACGATCGGAGTGGCGCCTCACCGGCCCGATGCACATCGCGGAGACGCGCGAGCAGGCGGAGCGCGAGGTCGCATTCGGGCTCGAGGACTGGATCAAGTACTTCTTTCGCGTCCCAGTCGACTTCTTCAAGCTCAAGGACGAACTGGGCAACGAGATCGAGGATGCGACCGACATAGAGGTCATCCGCGGGACCGGGTTCGGTGTCATCGGCACCCCGGACGACGCCATCGCCCACCTCGAGCGGCTCCAGCGGGAGACCGGTGGCTTCGGCGCGTACCTCCTTCTTGCGCACAGCTGGGCAAATCGTGAGGCGACGCTGAAGTCCCACGAGCTCATCGCCCATTATGTGATCCCGCACTTCCAAGGAGCGCTCAAGCGCCGGCAGTCACGGTGGGCGGACATGCAGGCAACGCTAGGCGAGACGTTCGACCAGATGCGGGCGGGGATGGACGAGGCGGTCGAACGTCACAACCGGGAGTACGGCGGCGGCGCAGGGCTGGCCGAGGGCCGGATCGCCGCGGTGCCCGACCCGATATAG
- a CDS encoding sugar ABC transporter substrate-binding protein — MQRTGMLRRLMVTLGAALLMGVAVVASGCGSSDSSATDSSAAAPADTGAAASTATQDPGASTTAPASGPDLSALEAKLAEFSAAPQFTHPGPPIDVASLKGKKFFVIPLAYNTEFNKLQADATVEAGKVAGVDVEVHSTTGTPAQWQQGMARAIQNKAAAIILQGPDPNILVPQIRQAKAAGIPVISSHYVDVDDAAETLKKIPNLTVGVPGPFSVASRLLADYVTVASKGKAKTLYVPLDDFGALQATMKKAYEEELAKVCPDCTVTTANTTFAKVADTPSAIQSALRRNPDIDWIVPAFDLSVPYIETALKTMNNRTTNIASFNATSAVLKLMQQDNNPLKADVGEPIPVMGYTSLDQAMRLALGEKPVEEPVFMRIFTPENVDEAGTPPTAVDGYGDPQEFIDGYKKLWGVG; from the coding sequence GTGCAACGGACGGGAATGCTTCGCAGATTAATGGTGACACTGGGTGCCGCCTTGCTCATGGGCGTGGCGGTCGTCGCCAGCGGATGCGGCAGCTCCGATTCGAGCGCCACCGATTCGAGCGCCGCCGCTCCGGCAGACACCGGCGCCGCAGCGTCGACCGCAACGCAGGACCCGGGTGCATCGACGACGGCGCCCGCCTCGGGGCCCGACCTCAGCGCCCTCGAGGCCAAGCTCGCCGAGTTCAGCGCGGCGCCGCAGTTCACGCATCCCGGTCCCCCGATCGACGTCGCCTCGCTGAAGGGCAAGAAGTTCTTCGTCATCCCGCTGGCCTACAACACGGAGTTCAACAAGCTGCAGGCGGATGCCACCGTCGAGGCCGGCAAGGTGGCCGGAGTCGACGTCGAGGTGCACAGCACCACGGGGACGCCGGCGCAGTGGCAGCAGGGGATGGCGCGTGCCATCCAGAACAAGGCCGCCGCGATCATTCTGCAGGGGCCTGATCCGAACATCCTCGTCCCGCAGATCCGCCAGGCCAAGGCGGCGGGGATCCCGGTCATAAGCTCCCACTACGTCGACGTCGACGATGCCGCGGAGACGCTCAAGAAGATCCCGAACCTCACGGTTGGCGTCCCGGGTCCGTTCTCGGTCGCGTCCCGCCTGCTGGCGGATTACGTGACGGTGGCCTCCAAGGGCAAGGCGAAGACGCTGTACGTCCCGCTCGACGACTTCGGCGCCCTGCAGGCGACGATGAAGAAGGCCTACGAGGAGGAGTTGGCCAAGGTCTGTCCTGACTGCACGGTCACCACCGCGAACACCACGTTCGCCAAGGTCGCCGATACGCCGAGCGCCATCCAGTCGGCGCTGCGCCGCAACCCGGACATCGACTGGATCGTGCCGGCGTTCGACCTGTCGGTGCCGTACATCGAGACCGCCCTGAAGACGATGAACAACCGGACGACGAACATCGCGTCCTTCAACGCCACGAGCGCCGTCCTGAAGCTGATGCAGCAGGACAACAATCCACTGAAGGCCGACGTCGGCGAGCCGATTCCGGTGATGGGCTACACGTCGCTTGACCAGGCGATGCGCTTGGCCCTCGGCGAGAAGCCCGTCGAAGAGCCCGTCTTCATGCGGATCTTCACGCCGGAGAATGTCGACGAGGCGGGCACTCCCCCCACCGCCGTCGATGGGTACGGCGATCCGCAGGAGTTCATCGACGGCTACAAGAAGCTCTGGGGCGTCGGCTGA
- a CDS encoding alpha/beta fold hydrolase: MRLRLSDRGEGADTIVLVHGWKGSHRLWDHTIARLEERHRVVAFDLRGMGESDKPRGAYDFDELSGDLADVIAGLGLRDVTLVGWSMGCTVSLRHMERGGAGVARLVLLNGPLKLTRTDDFPHTMTQEQLDGYLTGLADGWPGSERAFLADSLLPATDPLVLDWIYAIALQTPLDVALRVVREQARLDMRPAVRGLGVPVRAVYSRFDPYYPVSLGEEIAAAAPDGSLAVLEHSAHCAPIEEPAAFVAVVEDFIAGRPAPA; encoded by the coding sequence GTGCGCCTGCGCCTCTCGGACCGCGGCGAGGGCGCGGACACGATCGTGCTCGTCCACGGTTGGAAGGGCTCGCACCGGCTGTGGGACCACACGATCGCCCGGCTCGAGGAGCGCCACCGCGTGGTGGCGTTCGACCTGCGGGGCATGGGGGAGTCCGACAAGCCCCGCGGCGCGTACGACTTCGACGAGCTCTCCGGCGACCTCGCCGACGTGATCGCCGGGCTGGGCCTCCGCGACGTCACGCTCGTCGGCTGGTCGATGGGCTGCACGGTGTCGCTGCGCCACATGGAGCGCGGCGGGGCGGGCGTCGCGCGGCTCGTGCTGCTCAACGGTCCGCTCAAGCTGACGCGCACCGACGACTTCCCGCACACGATGACCCAGGAGCAGCTCGACGGCTACCTGACCGGCCTGGCCGACGGCTGGCCGGGCAGCGAGCGGGCGTTCCTCGCCGACTCGCTGCTGCCGGCGACGGACCCGCTGGTGCTCGACTGGATCTACGCCATCGCGCTGCAGACGCCGCTCGACGTGGCGCTGCGCGTCGTGCGCGAGCAGGCCAGGCTCGACATGCGCCCCGCCGTTCGCGGCTTGGGCGTCCCGGTCCGGGCCGTCTACTCCCGCTTCGATCCCTACTACCCGGTCAGCCTCGGCGAGGAGATCGCCGCGGCGGCGCCCGACGGTTCGCTCGCGGTGCTCGAGCACAGTGCGCACTGCGCGCCGATCGAGGAGCCGGCGGCGTTCGTCGCCGTCGTCGAGGACTTCATCGCCGGCCGGCCGGCCCCGGCCTGA
- a CDS encoding nitrilase-related carbon-nitrogen hydrolase: MPRIAVVQIEPSYMDPAAGLARIEQFTAQAAAQGAEIVVFPELLVPGYPRYIGDPFPHTDEGEASWTDVQRYHRAYVEHAQVVPGPYTDALGHVARSHGVTLVVGLAERHPSIRSTLWNTGVVIGPDGRYLGKHRKLVSVMHERLYFNRGGREDIRTFQTPEANLGVCLCFENLQPLFRRALGRLGEEIHCALWTGPTPRPMAAEGVHLEQHREMGITHALDTGTFVAISSQVTAREPDGGEHGSWWSHSGGSYIIDPLGRTIASVPDWEEGIALADCDLSLIDDARLVWNAFSDDARDDLFGPGPVGDAVSALSPPVPAPGLAAAADGQVGPAPGRLALPSAEGAYEASGVSGHGD, translated from the coding sequence ATGCCACGCATCGCGGTCGTCCAGATCGAGCCCTCGTACATGGATCCCGCCGCCGGGCTCGCGCGCATCGAGCAGTTCACCGCCCAGGCGGCTGCCCAGGGCGCCGAGATCGTCGTCTTCCCCGAGCTGCTCGTGCCCGGCTACCCGCGCTACATCGGTGACCCGTTCCCGCACACCGACGAGGGCGAGGCGTCCTGGACGGACGTCCAGCGCTACCACCGTGCCTACGTCGAGCACGCCCAGGTCGTGCCCGGCCCGTACACCGACGCGCTCGGCCACGTCGCGCGCTCGCACGGCGTGACGCTGGTGGTGGGACTGGCGGAGCGCCACCCGTCGATCCGCTCGACGCTGTGGAACACCGGTGTGGTCATCGGCCCCGACGGCCGGTACCTCGGCAAGCACCGCAAGCTCGTCTCGGTCATGCACGAGCGCCTGTACTTCAACCGCGGCGGCCGCGAGGACATCCGCACCTTCCAGACGCCCGAGGCCAACCTCGGGGTGTGTCTCTGCTTCGAGAACCTGCAGCCGTTGTTTCGCCGGGCGCTCGGGCGCCTCGGCGAGGAGATCCATTGCGCCCTGTGGACCGGGCCGACGCCGCGGCCGATGGCGGCGGAGGGCGTGCACCTCGAGCAGCACCGCGAGATGGGCATCACCCACGCGCTGGACACCGGCACCTTCGTCGCCATCTCCAGCCAGGTGACGGCGCGTGAGCCCGACGGCGGCGAGCACGGGTCGTGGTGGTCGCACAGCGGCGGCAGCTACATCATCGATCCGCTGGGCCGCACGATCGCCTCGGTGCCGGACTGGGAGGAGGGCATCGCGCTGGCCGACTGCGATCTGTCGCTCATCGACGACGCGCGCCTGGTGTGGAACGCGTTCTCCGACGACGCGCGCGACGACCTCTTCGGCCCCGGGCCGGTCGGGGACGCCGTGTCGGCGCTGTCGCCGCCGGTGCCCGCGCCGGGGCTCGCCGCCGCCGCGGACGGCCAGGTCGGTCCTGCGCCGGGCCGGCTCGCGCTGCCGTCGGCCGAGGGCGCCTACGAGGCGAGCGGGGTGAGCGGCCATGGCGACTGA
- a CDS encoding LLM class flavin-dependent oxidoreductase has protein sequence MKFGVFLAPFHAKRKNPTLALEHDIELIANMDRLGYDEAWIGEHHSGGVELIPSPEIMIATMAERTRHIMLGTGVISLAYHHPLNVAERMVFLDHITRGRVMMGVGPGALAVDAYQRGIEPKDQRRRMSESLEVIVELLNGDAPVNRESDWFTVREAHLHMRPYQRPCFEIAVASLLSPSGPELAGRLGASLLSIGATLLEDGVEALGAFWSVYEETSERHGNVASRDNWRVVAPWHIAPTREQALAEVEYGIKEWVEYELEVANLPLVGDARTPREAAERMIDIGAAVIGTPDDAIAMIDNMIESSGGFGTFLNMICDWADHDAQMRSFELFANEVMPRYQGSIAGLEQSYAWGKSRKGVIAPKVNEAFLDSTKKYYGDDHDRTRKMQAMVGAEDEAIETAS, from the coding sequence ATGAAGTTCGGAGTGTTCCTGGCGCCGTTTCACGCAAAGCGTAAGAATCCGACGCTCGCGCTCGAGCACGACATCGAGTTGATAGCGAACATGGACCGCCTCGGGTACGACGAGGCGTGGATTGGCGAACACCATTCCGGTGGCGTCGAGCTCATTCCCTCACCGGAGATCATGATCGCCACGATGGCCGAGCGGACCCGTCACATCATGCTCGGGACCGGTGTCATCTCCCTCGCCTACCACCATCCACTCAATGTGGCGGAGCGCATGGTGTTCCTCGATCACATCACCCGAGGACGCGTCATGATGGGCGTCGGTCCCGGGGCCCTCGCTGTCGACGCCTACCAGCGCGGCATCGAGCCCAAGGACCAGCGGCGGCGGATGTCGGAGTCGCTCGAGGTGATCGTCGAGTTGCTCAACGGCGACGCGCCGGTCAACCGCGAGTCCGATTGGTTCACTGTCCGCGAGGCGCACCTGCACATGCGGCCTTACCAGCGGCCGTGCTTCGAGATCGCGGTGGCGTCGTTGCTCTCGCCGTCCGGACCCGAGCTGGCGGGACGGCTCGGCGCCTCGCTCCTGTCGATCGGCGCGACACTGCTCGAGGACGGCGTGGAGGCGCTCGGAGCGTTCTGGAGCGTCTATGAAGAGACGAGCGAGCGCCACGGGAACGTCGCCAGCCGGGACAACTGGCGCGTGGTCGCTCCGTGGCACATCGCCCCGACGCGCGAGCAGGCGCTGGCGGAGGTCGAGTACGGGATCAAGGAGTGGGTCGAGTACGAGCTCGAGGTCGCCAACCTGCCGCTGGTCGGTGACGCACGGACGCCGCGCGAGGCGGCCGAGCGGATGATCGACATCGGAGCGGCCGTCATCGGGACGCCCGACGACGCCATCGCCATGATCGACAACATGATCGAGTCATCGGGCGGGTTCGGCACCTTCCTGAACATGATCTGCGACTGGGCCGACCACGATGCGCAGATGCGCTCTTTCGAGCTGTTCGCCAACGAGGTGATGCCGCGGTACCAGGGCAGCATCGCCGGCCTGGAGCAGTCCTACGCCTGGGGCAAGAGCCGCAAGGGCGTGATCGCTCCCAAGGTCAATGAGGCGTTCCTGGACTCGACGAAGAAGTACTACGGCGACGACCATGACCGCACGCGCAAGATGCAGGCCATGGTCGGCGCGGAGGACGAGGCCATCGAGACCGCGTCATGA
- a CDS encoding amidase — translation MNGTPAGEPSAVTWLARLRAGELSARELAERTLARLDAAAALNAVVERRDDAVLAAADAADARRRRGEERPLLGLPLTVKDVLDVAGWRTAAGSLARADHRADADATVVARLRGAGAIVVARTNVPECSCSFETDNLIAGCTRHPLDPERTSGGSSGGEAALLGADASIAGVGTDGGGSIRAPSHFCGTVGIRPTVGRTPETGIWPPTRATGMMDLTCVGPMARHVEDLPLLLAVMAGADGVDPYAVDQPLGDWRGHEPASWRVAFYDDHPRVPSTTPGTRAAVRAAAAALEAAGARVEEIAPPDAGVGDIAGRSSTELFFAASGADGGAHLRRAVAAAGGRHHPQFAALLGDGRGPEPSADAFFETQRQVFAYRAEVRRALAAYDVVLSPVVAGPAPRHGEPPAGLPSEDYLRYEAFEYCHVNAVAGLPAAVVPAGVEDDLPVGVQIAAAPYREDLALAAARALEQALGGFAINRRLAHDRAAA, via the coding sequence GTGAACGGGACGCCGGCCGGCGAGCCGTCGGCGGTGACCTGGCTCGCGCGGCTGCGCGCGGGCGAGCTCAGCGCGCGCGAGCTCGCCGAGCGCACGCTGGCCCGGCTCGACGCCGCCGCGGCGCTCAACGCGGTCGTGGAGCGTCGCGACGACGCGGTGCTCGCGGCCGCGGATGCCGCCGACGCGCGGCGCCGCCGCGGCGAGGAGCGGCCGTTGCTCGGGCTGCCGCTGACGGTCAAGGACGTGCTCGACGTCGCGGGCTGGCGCACCGCGGCCGGCTCGCTCGCTCGCGCCGATCACCGCGCGGACGCGGACGCCACGGTCGTCGCGCGGCTGCGCGGCGCGGGAGCGATCGTGGTGGCGCGCACGAACGTGCCCGAGTGCTCGTGCTCGTTCGAGACCGACAACCTGATCGCCGGCTGCACGCGCCACCCGCTCGACCCGGAGCGGACCTCGGGCGGGTCGTCGGGCGGCGAGGCGGCGCTGCTCGGCGCGGACGCGTCGATCGCGGGGGTCGGCACGGACGGCGGCGGCTCGATCCGCGCGCCGTCGCACTTCTGCGGGACCGTGGGCATCCGGCCCACGGTGGGCCGCACGCCGGAGACCGGCATCTGGCCGCCGACGCGTGCGACGGGGATGATGGACCTCACGTGCGTCGGGCCGATGGCGCGGCACGTCGAGGATCTGCCGCTGCTGCTCGCCGTGATGGCCGGTGCCGACGGGGTCGATCCGTACGCCGTCGACCAGCCGCTCGGCGACTGGCGCGGCCACGAGCCGGCCTCCTGGCGCGTCGCGTTCTACGACGACCACCCGCGCGTGCCGTCCACGACGCCCGGCACGCGCGCGGCGGTTCGCGCCGCGGCGGCCGCGCTCGAGGCCGCGGGTGCGCGGGTCGAGGAGATCGCGCCGCCCGACGCGGGCGTCGGCGACATCGCCGGCCGTTCGTCGACCGAGCTGTTCTTCGCCGCTTCCGGTGCCGACGGCGGCGCGCACCTGCGTCGCGCGGTCGCCGCCGCCGGCGGGCGCCACCATCCCCAGTTCGCCGCGCTCCTCGGCGACGGTCGCGGGCCCGAGCCGAGCGCGGACGCGTTCTTCGAGACCCAGCGCCAGGTGTTCGCCTACCGCGCCGAGGTCCGCCGCGCGCTGGCCGCGTACGACGTGGTCCTCAGCCCGGTGGTGGCCGGGCCGGCCCCCCGGCACGGCGAGCCGCCCGCGGGGCTGCCGTCCGAGGACTACCTCCGCTACGAGGCGTTCGAGTACTGCCACGTCAACGCCGTCGCCGGTCTGCCGGCCGCCGTGGTGCCGGCCGGGGTCGAGGACGACCTGCCGGTCGGGGTGCAGATCGCCGCCGCGCCGTACCGGGAGGACCTGGCGCTCGCGGCCGCGCGGGCGCTCGAGCAGGCGCTGGGCGGGTTCGCGATCAACCGGCGCCTGGCCCACGACAGGGCGGCCGCGTAA
- a CDS encoding carbon-nitrogen hydrolase family protein produces MATDGRAAGTFRAAAVQDGSVWLDRVGSTAKACELIAEAGRGGADIVALPESFIPGFPYWLFTAPLMEGAAFHRRLHDEAVEIPGPTITALGEAAAEAGVTAVVGITERDPGRIGTLYNTNVVLGPDGSLLGKHRKLVPTWAERAVWAGGDGSTLSVFDTPHGALGTLNCGENVNTLARYALLAAGERIHVANFPSCAPLGGRHTNTNEVYLPAAAHAYEGRLYNIVSQEYGSPELCEELGVPFVADAWNCISGVIGPDGDWIASLRDERGIVYADCDPDVTVNGRLYHDIVGHYNRFDVFRLTVDRSEQVAIADAPPRA; encoded by the coding sequence ATGGCGACTGACGGCAGGGCCGCCGGGACGTTCCGCGCCGCGGCGGTCCAGGACGGCAGCGTCTGGCTGGACCGCGTGGGGAGCACGGCCAAGGCGTGCGAGCTGATCGCCGAAGCCGGCCGCGGCGGCGCCGACATCGTCGCGCTGCCCGAGAGCTTCATCCCCGGCTTTCCGTACTGGCTGTTCACCGCGCCGCTGATGGAGGGCGCCGCGTTCCACCGCCGCCTGCACGACGAGGCGGTCGAGATCCCGGGCCCGACGATCACCGCGCTGGGCGAGGCGGCGGCCGAGGCGGGGGTCACCGCGGTCGTCGGCATCACCGAGCGCGACCCGGGCCGGATCGGCACGCTCTACAACACGAACGTCGTGCTCGGCCCGGACGGGTCGCTGCTCGGCAAGCACCGCAAGCTCGTGCCGACGTGGGCCGAGCGCGCGGTGTGGGCGGGCGGCGACGGCTCGACGCTGTCGGTGTTCGACACGCCGCACGGCGCGCTGGGCACCCTGAACTGCGGGGAGAACGTCAACACGCTGGCGCGCTACGCGCTGCTGGCCGCGGGCGAGCGCATCCACGTCGCGAACTTCCCGTCGTGCGCGCCGCTCGGCGGGCGCCACACGAACACGAACGAGGTGTACCTCCCGGCCGCCGCGCACGCGTACGAGGGGCGGCTCTACAACATCGTCAGCCAGGAGTACGGGTCGCCGGAGCTGTGCGAGGAGCTCGGCGTGCCGTTCGTCGCGGACGCGTGGAACTGCATCTCGGGCGTCATCGGGCCGGACGGCGACTGGATCGCCTCGCTGCGCGACGAGCGCGGCATCGTCTACGCCGACTGCGACCCCGACGTGACCGTCAACGGCCGCCTGTACCACGACATCGTCGGCCACTACAACCGCTTCGACGTGTTCCGCCTCACCGTGGACCGCTCCGAGCAGGTGGCGATCGCCGACGCGCCACCGCGCGCGTGA
- a CDS encoding ABC transporter permease, with protein sequence MSETSAPATATTGVPPTGADDPATDPRRHRSLTGDIAQRFALVGCWIVMIAAFGAALGDTFLSWSNFGNMFSSQTVLLVLALGLIVPLTSGDFDLSVASVLTMTGIVIGLLNVNHGWSIWAAIVVALALALTIGLLNGLLIVLFDVDSFIVTLGSSTVLAGVALWVSGGATITGTSEVLSNLVIVDQLFGVSLQFYYGLVLVGLMWFVFEFTPAGRRLLFVGRGRSVARLSGVKVNRVRVYALVASAGMAGLAGVIFTGTTGGADPTSGATFLLPAFAAAFLGSTTIKPGRFNAMGTLVAVYFLVTGITGLQQLGADTYVQQLFYGGALLVAVVVSSVVRKRRARV encoded by the coding sequence TTGTCTGAGACCTCTGCGCCGGCGACCGCGACGACCGGCGTCCCTCCAACCGGCGCGGATGACCCGGCGACCGATCCCCGGCGACACCGCTCGCTGACGGGCGACATCGCGCAGCGCTTCGCGCTCGTCGGCTGCTGGATCGTGATGATCGCGGCCTTCGGCGCGGCGCTCGGCGACACGTTCCTGAGTTGGTCGAACTTCGGCAACATGTTCAGCTCGCAGACAGTTCTGCTGGTGCTGGCCCTTGGCCTGATCGTCCCGCTGACATCCGGCGACTTCGATCTCTCCGTCGCATCCGTGCTGACGATGACGGGCATCGTCATCGGCCTCCTCAACGTCAACCATGGCTGGTCGATCTGGGCGGCGATCGTCGTCGCGCTCGCCCTCGCGCTGACGATCGGACTGCTCAATGGGCTGCTGATCGTCCTCTTCGACGTCGACTCGTTCATCGTGACGCTCGGCTCGTCGACCGTGCTCGCCGGCGTCGCGCTGTGGGTCAGCGGGGGCGCGACGATCACCGGAACCTCCGAAGTGCTCAGCAACCTCGTCATTGTCGATCAGCTCTTCGGCGTGTCGCTGCAGTTCTACTACGGACTTGTTCTCGTCGGGCTGATGTGGTTCGTCTTCGAGTTCACCCCGGCGGGCCGCCGGCTGCTGTTCGTCGGGCGAGGGAGAAGCGTGGCGCGGCTCAGCGGGGTGAAGGTCAATCGCGTGCGCGTGTACGCGCTCGTGGCGAGCGCCGGGATGGCCGGGCTCGCGGGCGTCATCTTCACCGGAACGACCGGCGGTGCCGACCCGACGTCGGGAGCGACATTCCTGCTGCCGGCGTTCGCCGCCGCGTTCCTCGGATCGACCACGATCAAGCCTGGCCGGTTCAACGCGATGGGCACGCTGGTTGCCGTCTATTTCCTGGTGACCGGCATCACCGGACTGCAGCAACTCGGCGCCGACACCTATGTGCAGCAGCTCTTCTACGGCGGTGCGCTCCTCGTGGCCGTCGTGGTGTCCAGCGTCGTGCGTAAGCGGCGGGCGCGGGTGTGA